A region of Dioscorea cayenensis subsp. rotundata cultivar TDr96_F1 chromosome 5, TDr96_F1_v2_PseudoChromosome.rev07_lg8_w22 25.fasta, whole genome shotgun sequence DNA encodes the following proteins:
- the LOC120259967 gene encoding uncharacterized protein LOC120259967: MAAETPVSLSQPCVPVFKGEDYGRWRLRMKTVFRSQELWELVEKGVPEGEEEAKARETKKKDAKALCLIQQAIDGPILDRIEEAETAHDAWEIVKNVYQGTSKMMTVKALGHKLTEAEVVSKVLRSLAPKFDFVAVAMEESRDMSTLTLDELGGSLQAHEVRVNRSLTKKVEKALVVKTESSASNVKEKGNPSAITGWSPTRGRGRGFIRGRGRGRSSRGWSGDNKSNI; the protein is encoded by the exons ATGGCGGCTGAAACCCCGGTGAGCCTCTCACAACCCTGTGTTCCCGTCTTCAAAGGAGAAGACTACGGACGGTGGCGCTTGAGAATGAAGACAGTGTTCCGGTCTCAAGAGCTATGGGAGCTCGTTGAGAAGGGCGTGCCAGAAGGAGAAGAGGAAGCAAAGGCAAGGGAGACCAAGAAGAAGGACGCGAAGGCCCTATGTCTCATCCAACAGGCGATCGACGGACCTATATTAGACCGGATTGAAGAGGCAGAGACAGCACATGACGCATGGGAGATTGTGAAGAATGTATACCAAGGTACTTCGAAGATGATGACC GTGAAGGCTCTCGGACATAAGCTCACTGAGGCTGAGGTGGTATCCAAAGTGCTGCGCAGCCTGGCGCCCAAATTTGATTTCGTGGCGGTTGCGATGGAGGAGTCTAGAGACATGTCAACGCTTACCCTCGATGAACTCGGTGGTTCTCTTCAAGCTCATGAAGTCAGGGTGAATAGATCATTGACTAAGAAAGTAGAGAAGGCACTGGTTGTGAAGACAGAGAGCTCAGCTTCAAATGTTAAAGAGAAAGGAAACCCCAGTGCTATCACAGGATGGAGCCCCACTCGAGGAAGGGGAAGGGGTTTCatcagaggaagaggaagaggcagGAGTTCGCGAGGATGGAGTGGAGATAATAAGAGCAACATATAA